A genome region from Camelina sativa cultivar DH55 chromosome 10, Cs, whole genome shotgun sequence includes the following:
- the LOC104717877 gene encoding dof zinc finger protein DOF4.6 → MDTAQWPQEIVVKPLEEIVTNTCPKPQPQPLQPQQPPTAGAVGGERKARPEKDQAVNCPRCNSTNTKFCYYNNYSLTQPRYFCKGCRRYWTEGGSLRNIPVGGGSRKNKRSHSSSISSSSDISNNHSGSTQPATKKHLSDHHHHLMSISQQGLTGQNPKFLETTQQDLNLGFPPHGMIRTNFTDLIHNIGNSSNNTNKSHNNNNPLLVSSCSAMATSSLDLIRNNSNNGNSSSSSFMGFPVHNQDPTSGGFSMQDHYKPCNTNTTLLGFSLDHHHNNGFHGGFQGGEGGGEGGDDDVNGRHLFPFEDLKLPVSSSSASVSVDINDHQKRGSSGGDAAATSGGYWTGMLSGGSWC, encoded by the exons ATGGATACAGCTCAATGGCCACAG GAGATTGTAGTGAAGCCCTTGGAAGAAATAGTAACAAACACATGCCCAAAGCCGCAACCACAACCACTTCAGCCGCAGCAGCCACCAACGGCTGGCGCCGTGGGTGGAGAGAGGAAGGCAAGGCCAGAAAAGGACCAAGCTGTAAACTGTCCGAGATGTAACTCAACCAACACAAAGTTTTGTTACTACAACAATTATAGTTTGACGCAGCCAAGATACTTCTGTAAAGGTTGTAGAAGGTATTGGACCGAAGGTGGTTCGCTTAGGAACATTCCTGTCGGCGGTGGCtcaagaaagaacaagagatCTCACtcatcttcaatttcttcttcttctgatattaGTAACAATCACTCGGGTTCTACACAACCAGCTACAAAGAAGCATCTCTCtgatcatcaccaccacctcATGAGCATCTCTCAACAAGGTTTGACCggtcaaaaccctaaattcctTGAGACGACCCAACAAGATCTCAATTTAGGTTTTCCACCTCATGGGATGATCAGAACCAACTTCACTGACCTCATTCACAACATTGGgaacagcagcaacaacaccaacaagagccacaacaacaacaatccatTGCTTGTTTCTTCATGTTCTGCCATGGCAACTTCTTCTCTGGATCTCATAAGAAACAACAGTAATAATGGGAATTCTTCAAGTTCTTCGTTTATGGGATTTCCAGTTCATAATCAAGATCCAACATCCGGAGGGTTTTCAATGCAAGATCATTACAAGCCTTGCAACACGAACACAACACTGCTAGGGTTTTCATtagatcatcatcataataacgGATTCCATGGAGGGTTTCAAGGaggtgaaggaggaggagaaggtggCGACGATGATGTGAATGGAAGGCACTTGTTTCCTTTTGAGGATTTGAAATTgccagtttcttcttcatcagcatCAGTCAGTGTCGACATTAATGATCATCAGAAGCGAGGAAGTAGTGGTGGTGATGCAGCCGCTACATCTGGTGGGTATTGGACTGGGATGTTGAGTGGGGGATCATGGTGCTAA
- the LOC104717878 gene encoding short-chain dehydrogenase TIC 32, chloroplastic-like, with the protein MIETGRYLLGAAGASGFGSKSTAEEVTENCDLRSITAIITGATSGIGAETARVLARRGARLIFPARNVKAAEEAKEKIVSEFPETEIVLMKLDLSSIASVRSFVSGFESLDLPLNLLINNAGKLAHEHAISEDGIEMTFATNYLGHFLLTNLLLKKMIQTAEETGVQGRIVNVTSGIHGWFTGDLIEYLRLISQPKCQFDATRAYALSKLANVLHTKELSSRLQKIEANVTVNCVHPGVVRTRLTRDREGLLTDLVFFLASKLVKTVPQAAATTCYVATNPRLVNVSGKYFTDCNETTPSGLGSDSSEATKLWAASEILVTQPSKAGFDPCS; encoded by the exons ATGATCGAGACGGGAAGATACCTTCTCGGCGCCGCCGGTGCTAGCGGCTTCGGTTCTAAATCCACCGCCGAGGAGGTTACCGAGAACTGCGACCTTCGTTCCATCACAGCCATAATCACCg GTGCGACGTCAGGGATCGGAGCGGAGACGGCGAGAGTCTTGGCGAGAAGAGGAGCGAGGTTGATATTTCCGGCGAGGAACGTGAAAGCAGCGGAAGAAGCGAAAGAAAAGATCGTCTCTGAGTTCCCCGAGACGGAGATCGTCCTTATGAAGCTTGATCTTAGTTCTATCGCCTCCGTACGAAGCTTCGTCTCCGGTTTCGAATCTCTTGATCTACCTCTTAATCTTCTCAT AAACAACGCAGGCAAGTTAGCACATGAACATGCAATATCCGAAGACGGGATCGAGATGACATTTGCCACTAATTATCTAG gCCATTTTCTCTTGACCAATCTTTtgctgaagaagatgatacaaACGGCAGAGGAAACAGGAGTTCAAGGACGTATCGTTAACGTTACGTCGGGTATTCACGGCTGGTTTACCGGCGACTTGATCGAATATCTCCGGCTCATTTCACAACCCAAGTG TCAATTCGATGCGACACGTGCGTATGCTCTCTCGAAGCTTGCCAACGTTTTGCATACCAAGGAGCTCTCTTCTAGACTCCAg AAAATTGAAGCGAACGTGACTGTAAACTGCGTACACCCAGGAGTTGTTAGAACCCGGTTAACAAGAGACCGAGAAGGCTTATTGACAG ATCTCGTCTTCTTCCTGGCTTCCAAGCTCGTCAAGACCGTCCCTCAA GCAGCAGCAACGACGTGTTACGTGGCAACAAATCCAAGACTGGTGAACGTATCGGGAAAGTACTTTACGGACTGTAATGAAACAACGCCGTCTGGACTCGGCTCCGACTCCTCCGAAGCTACCAAGTTATGGGCTGCTTCTGAGATTCTGGTAACTCAACCTTCCAAGGCCGGCTTCGACCCATGTagctaa